A DNA window from Staphylococcus warneri contains the following coding sequences:
- the graF gene encoding glycopeptide resistance-associated protein GraF, with the protein MSNEEFAKKSAEKAKEAEEKLKEQKEEKTNDTEQTKKDIDDALN; encoded by the coding sequence ATGAGTAATGAAGAATTTGCAAAAAAATCAGCTGAAAAAGCCAAAGAAGCAGAAGAGAAACTAAAAGAACAAAAAGAAGAAAAAACAAATGATACAGAACAAACTAAAAAAGATATTGATGATGCGTTAAATTAA
- a CDS encoding ECF transporter S component has protein sequence MSKGLKLSEILVTVLISVIFAIIYNLWWLFYNVAQVAGLHLEQLTYGVWFMAAIVCYLIIPKPGIALLAEFAAGAGETIVMGKFDIPTIIYALLQGLACEIVFAIFKYQSRSVMVAMLAGLVTALVSFPVDYFYGYLNEVAGWNLILFIVFRAISGIIIAGLLSYLLVKALDQTGVTKVFRPASKDDYDTL, from the coding sequence ATGTCAAAAGGTTTAAAGCTTTCTGAGATATTAGTGACAGTACTTATCTCTGTAATTTTTGCCATTATTTATAACTTATGGTGGTTATTTTATAATGTTGCACAAGTCGCTGGTTTACACCTTGAGCAATTAACCTATGGAGTATGGTTTATGGCAGCGATTGTTTGTTATTTAATTATTCCTAAGCCAGGTATCGCCTTACTTGCTGAGTTTGCTGCAGGTGCCGGTGAAACAATTGTGATGGGTAAATTTGATATACCTACGATTATCTATGCCCTTCTACAAGGTTTAGCATGTGAGATTGTCTTTGCTATTTTCAAATACCAGTCTCGTTCAGTCATGGTAGCTATGCTTGCTGGACTAGTGACTGCACTTGTATCATTCCCAGTCGACTATTTCTATGGTTATTTAAATGAAGTTGCTGGATGGAACTTAATTTTATTCATTGTTTTCCGTGCGATTAGTGGTATTATCATTGCTGGTTTATTATCTTATTTATTGGTTAAAGCATTGGATCAAACTGGTGTAACTAAAGTATTCAGACCCGCTTCTAAAGATGATTACGATACATTATAA
- a CDS encoding ABC transporter ATP-binding protein — MLKVTNLRLKYPNGHRKIFDNLNLEIKEKEKVLLLGPSGSGKSTLLNVLSGIVPNLIELPMKYDELQIKEHNGVIFQDPDSQFCMPKVYEELAFVLENRQVPRQDMDEAINQALASVNLNVTENTQINQLSGGMKQKLAIVETILQQADTLFLDEPTAMLDVNATSDLWQRLIKLWKDQTVLIVEHKVEHIWQHVDRVLLMNYEGQIIADDTPNHILKHYEHLLSEYGVWHPNAWHYAPEPKHMAPSSIEPLFKFEHGAIIRNKKDLFKVDQLAIHSGEWITITGQNGTGKTSLLESILQLIKYKGVMTFQGQELRKIKDAAKHMYLVYQNPELQFITNSVYDEILIHFNHLDSSSAESKTLDLLDLLDLTNVKNQHPYELSMGQKRRLSVATALSSNADIILLDEPTFGLDSHNTFQLIKLFQERVSKGQSIIMVTHDPEIIKRYPTRQWIIENQYLTEIKGDQHV; from the coding sequence GTGTTAAAAGTTACAAATTTACGTTTGAAATATCCAAATGGACATCGAAAAATTTTTGATAATCTAAATCTAGAAATTAAAGAAAAAGAAAAAGTACTTTTACTAGGACCATCTGGTTCTGGAAAAAGTACGCTTTTAAATGTATTAAGTGGCATTGTACCCAATTTAATAGAATTACCTATGAAGTATGATGAATTGCAAATTAAAGAGCATAATGGCGTGATCTTTCAAGATCCGGATTCACAATTTTGTATGCCTAAAGTTTATGAAGAACTTGCCTTTGTTTTAGAGAACAGACAAGTACCAAGACAAGATATGGATGAAGCCATTAACCAAGCATTAGCATCAGTGAATTTAAATGTAACCGAAAATACACAAATCAATCAATTAAGTGGTGGTATGAAACAAAAATTAGCTATCGTCGAAACAATATTACAACAGGCAGATACACTATTTTTAGATGAACCCACTGCAATGTTGGATGTTAATGCTACATCTGATTTATGGCAACGCTTGATTAAGCTTTGGAAAGATCAAACAGTACTCATTGTCGAACATAAGGTCGAACATATTTGGCAACATGTTGATAGAGTTTTATTAATGAACTATGAAGGACAAATCATTGCTGATGATACGCCAAATCATATTTTAAAGCATTATGAACATTTACTAAGTGAATACGGCGTATGGCATCCAAATGCATGGCATTATGCACCTGAACCTAAACATATGGCACCATCGTCTATAGAGCCATTATTTAAATTTGAACATGGTGCCATCATTCGTAATAAGAAAGATTTGTTTAAAGTGGATCAATTAGCTATTCATTCAGGAGAGTGGATTACGATAACTGGTCAAAATGGAACTGGTAAAACCTCATTATTAGAATCCATATTACAATTAATCAAATATAAAGGCGTAATGACATTTCAAGGTCAGGAATTGCGTAAAATTAAAGATGCTGCAAAGCACATGTATCTAGTGTATCAGAATCCAGAACTTCAATTTATCACTAACTCTGTTTATGATGAAATATTGATTCATTTTAACCATTTAGATTCATCTAGTGCAGAATCTAAAACCCTCGACTTATTAGATTTACTAGACTTAACCAATGTTAAAAATCAACATCCTTACGAATTATCAATGGGTCAAAAACGTAGGTTAAGTGTAGCAACGGCATTAAGTTCAAATGCAGATATCATCCTATTAGATGAACCAACATTTGGTTTGGATAGCCACAATACATTTCAATTAATAAAACTATTTCAAGAGAGAGTATCTAAGGGACAAAGTATCATTATGGTTACACATGACCCAGAGATTATTAAACGCTATCCAACACGTCAATGGATAATTGAAAACCAATATTTAACAGAAATCAAAGGTGATCAACATGTTTGA
- a CDS encoding energy-coupling factor transporter transmembrane component T family protein, producing MFEHWKIRHTFMDDVNIITKLVLGVLLFFFIIFIHNFDFMIYIVCLMFIFLLMFNGTQFKITGAFILATTFFALLSSLFMILYGDGDHILFKFGIIQISTESIVRGIHLSLRTITVSMFGILIALTSQVVMIFYSLMQHLKVKPKVAYAFMAAIRMIPLIISSLIQLRRSLKMRYQMIDKSNYRGFKRLKHLIIPLLSQNIRRAHQLSVAMESKGFKDGPRTYYYHAPFSYKDIILIICLLIIIGLSYYLSATLPITGIHDVRIGRLE from the coding sequence ATGTTTGAACATTGGAAAATTAGACACACCTTTATGGATGACGTCAATATTATCACTAAACTCGTTTTAGGCGTTTTACTATTTTTCTTTATTATTTTTATTCATAATTTTGACTTTATGATTTACATCGTTTGTCTCATGTTTATCTTTTTACTTATGTTTAACGGAACGCAATTTAAAATTACTGGTGCTTTTATACTAGCAACCACGTTCTTTGCTCTATTGTCATCACTATTCATGATTTTATATGGTGATGGTGACCATATTTTATTTAAATTTGGCATCATTCAAATTAGTACGGAAAGTATCGTCAGAGGTATTCACCTTTCTCTTCGTACAATTACAGTGTCGATGTTTGGTATTCTTATAGCATTAACGTCACAAGTGGTCATGATATTTTATAGTCTAATGCAACACTTAAAAGTAAAACCTAAAGTTGCCTATGCCTTTATGGCCGCAATTAGAATGATACCATTAATCATTAGTTCTTTAATTCAATTACGTCGTTCTTTAAAAATGAGATATCAAATGATAGATAAATCAAATTATAGAGGATTCAAAAGACTCAAACATCTAATTATTCCTTTATTAAGTCAAAACATACGACGTGCACATCAATTATCTGTTGCAATGGAGTCTAAAGGTTTTAAAGATGGTCCAAGAACGTATTATTATCACGCACCATTCTCATACAAAGATATTATATTGATCATATGTTTATTAATTATTATCGGACTTTCTTATTATTTATCAGCTACCTTGCCAATAACTGGTATCCATGATGTCAGAATAGGTAGATTAGAATAA
- the purD gene encoding phosphoribosylamine--glycine ligase, translating into MKVLVIGAGGREHVLAYKLSQSSMVDQVHVIPGNEAMVNVAQIHTNIKENDHEAILEFVTNHQIEWVVIGPEQPLIDGLPDLLRKHQIKVFGPNRDAAQIEGSKAFAKRIMAKYDIPTAQYKEIDDKDEALVFVETCDLPIVIKKDGLAAGKGVVIASERAEAKEAVQQMFDGNSGTIVFEEFLEGEEFSVMTFVNGKRAVPFDCIAQDHKRAYDYDKGPNTGGMGAYCPVPHISNDIINRTNNEIAQPIAHAMAEEGHHFFGLLYIGAILTEEGPKVIEFNARFGDPEAQVLLTRMNSDLMQHIIALDNDEPIHFEWKDESVVGVMLASKGYPGNYEKGHEVSGFELDSNYFVSGLKKDNDQFVNSGGRVILAIGEGQNIKEAQVNAYQNVKKIKSNNLFYRTDIGNKALK; encoded by the coding sequence ATGAAAGTACTCGTTATTGGTGCAGGTGGACGTGAACATGTATTAGCCTATAAATTAAGTCAATCATCAATGGTAGACCAAGTTCATGTGATACCTGGCAATGAAGCAATGGTTAATGTGGCACAAATCCATACGAATATTAAAGAAAATGACCACGAAGCTATCTTAGAATTTGTCACTAATCATCAAATTGAATGGGTTGTAATTGGACCTGAACAACCATTGATAGATGGTTTGCCTGATTTGTTAAGAAAACATCAAATTAAAGTGTTTGGCCCTAATCGCGATGCAGCACAAATTGAAGGCTCAAAGGCATTTGCTAAAAGAATAATGGCTAAATATGATATTCCTACTGCACAATATAAGGAAATTGATGACAAGGATGAGGCATTAGTTTTTGTTGAGACATGTGATTTGCCAATAGTTATTAAAAAAGATGGTTTAGCTGCAGGTAAAGGGGTAGTAATTGCTTCAGAAAGAGCTGAAGCTAAAGAAGCAGTTCAACAAATGTTTGATGGAAATTCAGGAACTATTGTGTTTGAAGAATTTTTAGAAGGTGAAGAATTTTCTGTAATGACATTTGTTAATGGTAAGAGAGCTGTTCCATTTGACTGTATCGCTCAAGATCATAAACGTGCTTATGATTACGATAAAGGACCGAATACAGGTGGCATGGGTGCATATTGTCCAGTACCTCATATTAGCAATGATATCATTAATAGAACTAATAATGAGATTGCACAACCGATTGCACATGCAATGGCTGAAGAAGGTCATCACTTCTTTGGGTTATTATATATTGGTGCTATTTTAACAGAAGAAGGGCCGAAAGTAATAGAGTTTAATGCAAGATTTGGTGACCCAGAAGCACAAGTATTATTGACAAGAATGAATAGTGATTTGATGCAACATATTATTGCGCTTGATAATGATGAGCCGATTCACTTTGAATGGAAAGATGAATCAGTGGTTGGTGTTATGTTAGCTTCTAAAGGCTATCCAGGTAATTACGAAAAAGGGCATGAAGTCAGTGGATTTGAACTTGACTCAAATTACTTTGTAAGCGGTTTGAAGAAGGATAATGACCAGTTTGTTAATAGTGGTGGACGAGTCATTTTAGCTATTGGGGAAGGGCAAAATATAAAAGAAGCCCAAGTGAATGCCTATCAAAATGTTAAAAAAATAAAGAGCAATAACTTGTTTTATAGAACAGATATAGGAAATAAAGCATTGAAATAA
- the purH gene encoding bifunctional phosphoribosylaminoimidazolecarboxamide formyltransferase/IMP cyclohydrolase, with translation MKRAILSVSNKNDIVEFATSLKELGYELYSTGGTKRILEEAQVDVKSVSELTQFPEIMDGRVKTLHPAVHGGILADRDKSEHLEELKAQHIDLIDLVVVNLYPFQKTVDNPDVTEMDAIENIDIGGPTMLRAAAKNFKHVTTVVHPADYNEVINRIKNDQLDEAYRKSLMIKVFEHTTQYDKAIVNFFKDNKETLRYGENPQQSAYFVRTTDAKHTIAGAKQLHGKQLSFNNIKDADAALSLVKKFDEPTTIAIKHMNPCGVGIGNSIEEAFQNAFDADNQSIFGGIIALNRPVTATLAETLHSIFLEVVIAPQFTQEALDILTKKKNIRLLEIDTTIDNREQEFVSVSGGYLVQDKDNFEVSRADMTVATEVEPTEAQWEAMLLGWKVVGAVKSNAVILSNAKQTVGIGAGQMNRVGSAKIALERAIEINDNVALVSDGFFPMDDTVELAAKNGIKAIIQPGGSIKDQDSIDMANKYGITMVMTGMRHFKH, from the coding sequence ATGAAAAGAGCAATTTTAAGTGTTTCAAATAAAAACGATATTGTAGAATTTGCAACATCTTTAAAAGAATTAGGTTATGAGCTTTATTCAACAGGTGGAACGAAACGCATTTTAGAAGAGGCACAAGTTGATGTGAAATCTGTGTCTGAATTGACTCAGTTTCCTGAAATTATGGATGGACGCGTTAAAACTTTACATCCAGCAGTGCATGGTGGCATTTTGGCTGACAGAGATAAATCGGAACATTTGGAAGAATTAAAAGCACAACACATTGATTTAATTGATTTAGTAGTTGTTAATTTATATCCATTCCAAAAAACAGTAGACAATCCAGATGTTACAGAAATGGATGCGATTGAAAATATTGATATTGGCGGTCCGACAATGTTAAGAGCGGCTGCTAAGAATTTTAAACATGTGACAACCGTTGTACATCCTGCTGATTATAATGAAGTAATTAATAGAATTAAAAATGACCAATTAGATGAAGCATATCGAAAATCACTTATGATTAAAGTATTTGAACATACCACTCAATACGATAAAGCTATTGTGAATTTCTTTAAAGATAATAAAGAAACTTTACGCTATGGTGAGAACCCACAACAATCTGCTTACTTTGTCAGAACAACTGATGCTAAACATACAATTGCAGGAGCTAAACAATTACATGGTAAACAACTTAGTTTCAATAATATTAAAGATGCTGATGCAGCACTCTCATTAGTTAAAAAATTTGATGAGCCAACTACGATTGCCATCAAACATATGAATCCATGTGGTGTGGGAATTGGAAATTCAATAGAAGAAGCTTTTCAAAATGCTTTTGATGCAGATAATCAATCCATTTTTGGTGGTATTATTGCACTAAATAGACCAGTGACAGCGACGTTAGCTGAAACACTACATTCTATCTTTTTAGAAGTTGTTATCGCACCTCAATTTACGCAAGAGGCTTTAGACATTTTAACGAAAAAGAAAAATATTCGACTTTTAGAAATAGATACAACGATTGATAATAGAGAACAAGAATTTGTATCAGTATCGGGTGGTTATTTAGTACAGGATAAAGACAACTTTGAAGTGAGTCGTGCTGACATGACTGTTGCTACAGAAGTAGAACCAACCGAAGCGCAATGGGAAGCCATGTTATTAGGTTGGAAAGTTGTAGGTGCAGTTAAAAGTAATGCAGTGATTTTAAGTAATGCCAAACAAACAGTGGGTATTGGTGCTGGTCAAATGAATCGTGTAGGTTCAGCCAAAATAGCATTGGAAAGAGCAATTGAAATTAATGATAATGTTGCATTAGTATCAGATGGTTTTTTCCCAATGGATGATACTGTAGAATTAGCTGCAAAAAATGGAATAAAAGCAATTATTCAACCTGGCGGATCAATTAAGGACCAAGATTCTATAGATATGGCAAATAAATATGGCATTACAATGGTAATGACAGGAATGCGACATTTTAAACACTAA